The following nucleotide sequence is from Mugil cephalus isolate CIBA_MC_2020 chromosome 18, CIBA_Mcephalus_1.1, whole genome shotgun sequence.
CCGAAGACATATTAAAAATAGATTAATCTGGGATTAGGTGGTAATataagaggagggagaggtgcATTGAGGGAGTGCATACACGGCGGAGTGGTGATGCATCCATTGGGTGAAGCTAATTCACAAAATTTCACAAGTATCTGTGATCTTTTAGTAAacgtgtgtttgtatttgtgtttgtgtgtgtgccaggcCATGCTGTGGTGAGGTGTGTCAGCGATGACGGATGTGGAGGCGACCTATGAGGACTTCATTGCTTCTCGACGATCGGGCCGACGGAATGCCATCCATGAAATGCCAGCAGCACCAGGAGAGCAGGGACCCACTGACTTGTCACAAAGTCTGGCACAGCTCAACATCAACAAGTCAGGTGAGAAGCACCGCGGGTCATCCATGGAAGACTTTCAGCGTCCGCTGTTGATGACCCGTTTTTACCAGAACTTGTGGAGAAGCTCCGTTTAGAGAATAAATGAGTCCGTTCCGTGGCGCTTGCATGC
It contains:
- the pkia gene encoding cAMP-dependent protein kinase inhibitor alpha encodes the protein MTDVEATYEDFIASRRSGRRNAIHEMPAAPGEQGPTDLSQSLAQLNINKSGDEGEDAEKSQDSAAKEEATQAEGT